One genomic window of Sceloporus undulatus isolate JIND9_A2432 ecotype Alabama unplaced genomic scaffold, SceUnd_v1.1 scaffold_924, whole genome shotgun sequence includes the following:
- the LOC121917816 gene encoding LOW QUALITY PROTEIN: protein FAM199X-like (The sequence of the model RefSeq protein was modified relative to this genomic sequence to represent the inferred CDS: deleted 2 bases in 1 codon), with protein EGVPYYDHTPPSKFSSGCFLGRNWSAMTNDEQVEYIEYLSRKVSTEMGLQEQLDIIKIIDPTAQISPTDNEFIIELNCLTDEKLKQVRNYIKEHGPQQRSTRENWKRSSYSCGSASGVSGASASSSSASMVSSVSNSSSSVGNSGSNSSASMSQAHSDSNLSTNAAEPIQDKKKRSKQRKLQQKALRKRQLKEQRQARKERLSGLFLNEEVLSLKVTEEDHEGDVDVLM; from the exons gaAGGAGTCCCCTACTACGACCACACACCTCCTTCGAAGTTTAGCAGCGGCTGTttccttgg caggaactggaGTGCAATGACTAATGATGAACAGGTTGAATATATTGAATATCTGAGTCGTAAAGTCAGCACAGAAATGGGGCTTCAAGAGCAGCttgatattattaaaattattgacCCCACTGCTCAGATTTCACCTACAGACAATGAGTTTATTATTGAACTAAATTGCCTGACTGATGAAAAATTGAAACAGGTCCGAAATTATATCAAGGAGCATGGTCCTCAGCAGCGGTCGACAAGAGAGAACTGGAAGCGAAGCAGCTACAGTTGTGGGAGTGCCAGCGGTGTAAGCGGTGCCAGCGCCAGCAGCAGTAGTGCCAGTATGGTCAGCTCAGTCAGTAATAGCAGTTCCAGTGTTGGCAATTCTGGTTCGAACTCCAGCGCCAGCATGAGCCAGGCCCACAGTGACAGTAACTTATCTACAAATGCGGCAGAACCTAtccaggat aaaaaaaaacgttCTAAACAACGCAAACTTCAACAAAAGGCTTTGCGCAAGAGGCAACTGAAGGAGCAAAGGCAGGCTCGAAAGGAGAGACTAAGTGGCTTGTTTCTAAATGAAGAAGTGCTCTCTCTAAAAGTGACTGAGGAGGACCATGAAGGAGATGTGGATGTTTTGATGTGA